The nucleotide sequence CCTTTAGAGCGCTCGGTTCCGGCGCCCAGGGCCGCAGAAAGCAGGAGCGGAGAGGGACGCGCCCTGCCCCTCCCGGACCCTGCCCCTCCCGGCCAGCTCCGGCACTATCCGCAGAGCCCGCCCCCGCTCCGCGTCCAGCGCTCAGCAGTCACCTGTTCCGCCTTCGGGCTCCGCGGGCCGAGCGAAGGCGGCGGCGGCAGCCGGGTGGCCCGCGGCTCCGGGAAGTCCCAGCAGGTGCGGAGGGGCCGAGCCCAGCAGGGAGAGCGGGTGCGGGCGGGGACCGGGCGGCGGGCCTGGAAACGGCCGGTTGGTCCAAGCCGGGAACTTGCCCAGCGGCGCTGAGACCAGTCTgtgagcggcggcggcggcggcggccggagaGAGCTGCAGGGCGGGAGGCGCGACCGCTGCCCCCGGTGGAGACCCCCCCGCGCCGGGAGGCGAGCGGCGCGGGTTGTCCGGGCTTGTGGCAGTCTCCGCGAGGGACCAGATCTTGGGCTTCTGCAGGGCGGAGGCGGGGATTGGTGCGGGAGCGCAGGGGTCCAGGCCCACGGGGGGCGAGGGCGGAGACGGTGAGGACACGGCCACTGGTGGTGGCGCTGGAGCCAGACTCAGGACCGGTAGTGGCCGGTCCTCCAAGCCCTCAGAGCTGTCTTCTGAGTCGCTATTTTTGGAGTCCGAAATGGGTCCCAGGCCGAGGTCGCCATCCCTGCGCGCCGCCCCAGCCAGGGACAGCTCAGGCCCGGTGGCCGCGCCGTCTAAGTTCTCCAAATCGATCTCCTCGTCCTCGTCGTCGTCCGCCAGGCCCTCGCCCCCCgtgtcctcctcctcccccccgagctcctcctcctccagctctaGCTCGCGTTTGCcatcctcctcgtcctcctcttCGTCTTCCTCCTCGCGCTCGCTCCCATAAGCGTTTCCCTCCTCGTCAGTGCGGCTGCGAGGCGCCCAAGTCATCTTATTCTCCTTCTTGAGGCGCCGGCGCGCGTTGGCGAACCAGGTGGACACCTGGGTGAGGGTCATCTTGGTGATGATGGCCAGCATGATCTTCTCGCCCTTGGTGGGGTAGGGGTTCTTGCGGTGCTCGTTGAGCCAGGCCTTGAGCGTGCTGGTGCTCTCCCTGGTGGCGTTCTTGGGACGGGACGGGTCCCCGAATTGATACTGGCCATACGGGTAGAAGGCGGGGTGCGGGTGCGGAAACGCGGCAGCCGCGGCCGGATGCTGCACCCCGGGGCTGTCCTTCAGCTCATACTGCGCGCCCTGTAGGCACATGGAGAAGGAAGGAACACGCGCGGAGGGAGCGCGGGTGAGCCCCAGCCGTCGCTGCCTCCCCCCTCCTGGCCTGCACCCCTCTAGTCCGAACCCCGCGCGCTCAGCTCGCCCTGCGCCCCAGCGCCAACCCCTCCTTCCCTGGCTCCGCGGGCTCTTACCAGCTGTGGGAAGATGGGCAGCTCCGCGGCGTAGGGCAGGAAGGCGCCGTAGCCttgggcggcggcggccgccgcgGCCGCGGCGTAGGGCGCCCCGTACACGGACGAGAGCACGTTGGACAGGGACCCCGAGGCGGCCAACTCTGTGGCTCCGGCACCCGGGCCGCCCCGGGCCCCCGCACTGCCGCCGCTGCCGCCAGCGGCCCCCGGACGCTCGGACGGGTAAAGCGGGCGGATGTATTGGTATCCCAGCTGGGGGAAGGACATGGTGGCCCGCGGGGCACGGACGGAGAGGGGGCCCGGCCCCCGGGCCGCCCAGCTCAGCGCCGCCCGCGGGCTCCGGCGGGCATCGGGAGCTGGGCCGGGCTTGGGGCCGCGC is from Macaca fascicularis isolate 582-1 chromosome 20, T2T-MFA8v1.1 and encodes:
- the IRX3 gene encoding iroquois-class homeodomain protein IRX-3, which gives rise to MSFPQLGYQYIRPLYPSERPGAAGGSGGSAGARGGPGAGATELAASGSLSNVLSSVYGAPYAAAAAAAAAQGYGAFLPYAAELPIFPQLGAQYELKDSPGVQHPAAAAAFPHPHPAFYPYGQYQFGDPSRPKNATRESTSTLKAWLNEHRKNPYPTKGEKIMLAIITKMTLTQVSTWFANARRRLKKENKMTWAPRSRTDEEGNAYGSEREEEDEEEDEEDGKRELELEEEELGGEEEDTGGEGLADDDEDEEIDLENLDGAATGPELSLAGAARRDGDLGLGPISDSKNSDSEDSSEGLEDRPLPVLSLAPAPPPVAVSSPSPPSPPVGLDPCAPAPIPASALQKPKIWSLAETATSPDNPRRSPPGAGGSPPGAAVAPPALQLSPAAAAAAAHRLVSAPLGKFPAWTNRPFPGPPPGPRPHPLSLLGSAPPHLLGLPGAAGHPAAAAAFARPAEPEGGTDRCSALEVEKKLLKTAFQPVPRRPQNHLDAALVLSALSSS